In Alteromonas sp. RKMC-009, the genomic stretch ACTCCGGTGATCCGATAGAATTCGGGGAAAAGGCAATTCGCATGTATGAGAATTTGCATATTGATCCGCGAACGAAAACCATTATTTTCAGTGACGGACTGGATTTTAAAACCATGGTAACGCTGTTTTTGCGGTTCCGCGGGCGGATCAAAACATCATTCGGGATTGGTACCTTTTTGTCTAACGATGTTCGCGGCGTCACGCCACTGAATATCGTGATGAAACTGGTACGGGTTAACGGAAAGCCGGTGGCGAAAATATCTGATGCGCCGGGTAAAAACCTTTGCGAAGATCCTGAATTTGTAAGCTACCTGAAAAAGGTATTCGAAGTAGACTGGGCATAAGATCACCTATGGCAAATTACACCCGAATCGGCACAGCAGCGCTGCGTCAAATTCCTTTCGACTTTAAGGGCAATGTAGCCCGAATCCTCAGTGCTGTTGAGCGTGCAATGGACGCCCATATCAATATCCTGCTGATGCCTGAACTTGCACTGACAGGCTACGGGTGTGAAGACAATTTCAGTTACCAGGAATTTAATCAGGCGACAGAAGCTGCGCTGAACGATGTACTCGCCGGCTATCAGGCACTGGCCCATGAGCGCGAACATGCCGGAAACATGCTTATTGCTATGGGCATGCCGGTGATGTTTCCGGGCGGTCAGGTGTATAACACCACGGCGTTTATCAGTGCCGACGGCCTGCATGGCTTTGCCTGCAAACAATATCTGGCCCGTAATGGCTTGCACTATGAACCGCGCTGGTTTGAAGCCTGGCCACGGGGCAGGGTGGTAAATCATCCGACATTCAACGTGCCCTTTGGTGATGTGGTAGTGAATGCCGGTGGCCTGCGTATCGGCGTGGAAACCTGCGAAGACGCCTGGGTGGCAAACCGTCCGGGGCGTGATCTCTATCATCGTAACGTGGACGTATTATTAAACCCCAGTGCCTCTCACTTTGCAGTGGGCAAAAACTTCATCCGTGAACAGTTTATTAAAGAAGGCTCCCGTGCCTTTGGCGTGGTGTATGCCTACGCGAATTTAGCCGGTACCGAAAACGGTACCAGCATTTTTGACGGCGGTTCACTGATTGCGTCGGAAGGAAAAATCGTCTCCCGTGGCGATCGCTTCAACGTGCGCGATGTAGTTATGAACCAAACCCTGGTGAACGTGAGCGCGAACCGTGTTTCCCGCGTTATCAGTTCTGAAACCATCGATATCGACGACACCAATGTGGTGGATGTCGAACTGTCACTCACTCTGCCAAATGATGCCGTGCTGGCTGCACGCAGCAACGACCGTGTTGATTCTGCCAAAGACGAGCTGCCGGTATTCTGGGATGCACTTAGTGGTGATGACTACGCCTACACCGAAATCTGCTATGCGCTGGGCAATGGTTTGTGGGACTGGACTACCCGTACTCACACCGACGGTTACGTGGTGAGTTTGTCCGGCGGTGCGGACTCCGCGCTGGTGGCGGCTTCGGTGTATGTGTCTCATTTTGTGGCGCTGGAACAACTCGGCGTACATGATTATCTGGCTACGCTACCCAAAGGGCTGGCGGCGAAAATCGATGCTATTGCACCGGGCGAAGACAAAATTGCCTGGCTGAAAGAAAAGGCCATGCCGAAGGTGTTACTGTGTTTGTATCAGGGCACAGATAACTCCTCTGAAACCACGTTCAACGCAGCGAAATATCTGGCGGAAGAAATCGGTGCAACGTTCCACAGCTGGAATATTGAGCCGGTAGTACAGCAATATCACTCGCTGGTGAATGGTTTATATCCGGACCGGCCGCTGAGCTGGAAAACCGATGATATCGCCATGCAGAATATTCAGGCCAGAAGCCGTAGCCCGGGTGTGTGGATGCTGGCCAACCGCGAAAACAAACTGCTGATTGCGACTTCTAACTTGTCTGAATCAGCACTGGGTTACGCGACAATGGATGGTGATACGTCCGGTGTGATTTCTGTGATTGCCGGTATCAACAAAACCACTATCCGTAAGGTGAACCGCTGGCTGGAAGAAGTGGGGCTGCCGCTGTCGGTGGATGGTAAAAGCGCCCGTCATCAGCTGAAAGAAATGCACCGCGTGAACGTTCAGCAGCCTACTGCGGAATTACGTCCGGAAGAGCAGACCGATGAAGCGGATCTGATGCCTTACGTGGTATGCGACTTCATTATGGATTGCTATCTGGCCCGTCAGATGTGGCCAAAGAGCATTCTGGTAGAACTGATGCTCAACGGCTTTGACAAGGACCATGACATGCGCCAACTGGCTGCTTATGTTGAGCGCTGGTTCAGACTGTTCTGCCGCAATCCGTGGAAACGCTACGGCACCCGCGCCGGTTTCCACATCGAACAGGTATCGCTGGATCCAAAAACATTCCACCGCTTCCCGCTGCTGAATAATGGCTTCAGCGAGCAGCTACAGCAAATGTGGGATTATGTTGAGGAAGTAGAGGGGTAATACTGGTCACCTGTATAGAAAAGCCGGTTAATGTAAACCGGCTTTTCTCGTTAATACGGCACGCAAATCAGGTCATCGTACATGATTACTATTTAGTTGTTAATATGGAAAATGTCTGGAAATTGTTTATACACTTGCTCTCTAAGCTTTTTCCATACTTTCCAATTTTAAGACACACATGACGTTTCTTATTGAGGAAATCATTATGCATTTTCCAGAGAAAGTATAACAGGGAAGGTATGGATGAATTGACTATTTGTATTCTCTGCTTGGATTAAGGCATTCATAGTGTTTTGGCATTTATGGTGTTTTGCAAAAAAATATTTTCAGTAGTAGCGGTGACAACAAATGGAGAATGTACTTATTGAACGAACGAGTAGTACATTCAACGATCATTGATATACTCACAATTGTTAGGCAACTATGACCGAAAAACGGACTTTCTAATTCTTTGATGTTTGGCCTTTTCAAAGAAAATTTTCAGCTAACTAACTCATGGTTTTTATCTTTTACCGTACATTCCTCAGGGCCATTTTCTTTCCAATAAAAAATACATTTCGCTAACTCAGCCTCCAAGACATTCCTACATCATGTGTTCTAAACAACAAATATCTATTGGCCCCTTGAGTAGAATTGCTTTCTAAATTAAACAATGTGTTACGATGAACTTCGAGTGAAGGCTGGTCGACTTACAGGTTCGGTAATTAACAGGGCAAACAATAACAAAAATTGATAGGGTTTTTACTTTAATACTCTTTAAGGACTTATAAATAAAGGACTTTTTATGAAAAAAATCATGACCTTATTTTCAAGCTGGATTGATAGTGGATTTAGTCGCTTTACTCATTGGTTACGGTCTTCAGATGCCTTATCTTCTCCGTCGAAATATGTAGACCTAGCTCCTATCGATGATGCAGATAAGGATGATGTGTACTCTGAAGCGTTACGTTTTGCTACCAATAA encodes the following:
- the nadE gene encoding NAD(+) synthase, which encodes MANYTRIGTAALRQIPFDFKGNVARILSAVERAMDAHINILLMPELALTGYGCEDNFSYQEFNQATEAALNDVLAGYQALAHEREHAGNMLIAMGMPVMFPGGQVYNTTAFISADGLHGFACKQYLARNGLHYEPRWFEAWPRGRVVNHPTFNVPFGDVVVNAGGLRIGVETCEDAWVANRPGRDLYHRNVDVLLNPSASHFAVGKNFIREQFIKEGSRAFGVVYAYANLAGTENGTSIFDGGSLIASEGKIVSRGDRFNVRDVVMNQTLVNVSANRVSRVISSETIDIDDTNVVDVELSLTLPNDAVLAARSNDRVDSAKDELPVFWDALSGDDYAYTEICYALGNGLWDWTTRTHTDGYVVSLSGGADSALVAASVYVSHFVALEQLGVHDYLATLPKGLAAKIDAIAPGEDKIAWLKEKAMPKVLLCLYQGTDNSSETTFNAAKYLAEEIGATFHSWNIEPVVQQYHSLVNGLYPDRPLSWKTDDIAMQNIQARSRSPGVWMLANRENKLLIATSNLSESALGYATMDGDTSGVISVIAGINKTTIRKVNRWLEEVGLPLSVDGKSARHQLKEMHRVNVQQPTAELRPEEQTDEADLMPYVVCDFIMDCYLARQMWPKSILVELMLNGFDKDHDMRQLAAYVERWFRLFCRNPWKRYGTRAGFHIEQVSLDPKTFHRFPLLNNGFSEQLQQMWDYVEEVEG